One part of the Aurantibacillus circumpalustris genome encodes these proteins:
- a CDS encoding shikimate dehydrogenase family protein, translating into MAHFGIIGKTLQHSFSKIYFEKKFKDLNLENYFYDKFEILSINHFKDVLVNNPKLKGLNVTIPYKESIMPYLDELSPEAKEIGAVNCIKIENTKLIGYNTDVYGFSQSIKPFLDTNHERALILGTGGASKAVAYALKKVGVEVYFVTSSQVKKTENTFFYSEINEMVMNAFKLVVNTSPVGTFPNVLESPSLPYQFFTPLHLAYDLVYNPEQTLFLKHAKEQGSIAVNGLSMLHLQAEKNWEIWTENPKA; encoded by the coding sequence ATGGCGCATTTCGGTATAATTGGTAAAACTTTGCAGCATTCTTTTTCCAAAATTTATTTTGAGAAAAAATTCAAGGATTTGAACTTGGAGAATTATTTTTATGATAAGTTTGAAATCCTTTCGATTAATCATTTTAAAGATGTTCTTGTAAATAATCCAAAGCTTAAGGGTTTAAATGTTACTATACCGTATAAGGAGTCGATCATGCCGTATCTGGATGAATTAAGTCCTGAGGCTAAAGAAATAGGCGCAGTAAACTGTATTAAAATTGAGAACACTAAGTTAATAGGATACAACACAGATGTCTATGGTTTTTCACAAAGCATAAAGCCTTTTTTAGATACCAATCACGAACGCGCTTTAATTCTTGGAACTGGTGGCGCAAGTAAGGCTGTAGCTTATGCATTAAAAAAAGTAGGTGTTGAGGTTTATTTTGTTACGTCTTCGCAAGTAAAAAAAACAGAAAATACTTTTTTTTATTCTGAGATAAATGAAATGGTCATGAATGCTTTTAAACTTGTTGTAAATACAAGCCCGGTTGGAACTTTTCCGAATGTTTTAGAATCGCCATCGTTGCCTTATCAATTTTTTACGCCACTGCATTTAGCCTATGATCTTGTTTATAATCCCGAGCAAACTTTATTTTTGAAGCATGCTAAAGAGCAGGGTTCTATTGCTGTGAACGGACTGAGTATGCTGCATTTACAAGCTGAAAAAAACTGGGAGATTTGGACAGAGAACCCGAAAGCCTAG
- a CDS encoding carboxypeptidase-like regulatory domain-containing protein — MFINIVLTAKFIQLKFSRLILVLFCLSASYSKAQQILKGIVFENDSITPLPFAYIINKSNGNGTMTDNDGHFTLTTNSDDTLICSYIGFVKLIIPIKKIAKNAKGEAKLFITRISINLGVVNITTFRFETYEREYMSDIIDRSRIKNINYFSSPISALYMRFSKEGKQIQKLAKIFEDILIEEEVQRKLSREILVRLTGDENIDYFAFRKYCYYVNDYYISSHEGAELYSKVMDCYKNWKAERGGYRKREENSPPVKRDPDANWKKREELKETDK; from the coding sequence GCTTACAGCTAAATTTATACAATTGAAATTTTCACGGCTAATATTGGTGCTTTTTTGCCTTTCTGCTAGTTATAGCAAAGCGCAGCAAATACTAAAAGGCATCGTATTTGAGAACGATAGTATTACTCCTTTACCTTTTGCTTACATAATTAATAAAAGTAATGGAAATGGCACCATGACTGATAACGATGGCCACTTCACACTTACAACAAATTCAGACGACACCTTAATTTGTTCTTACATTGGATTCGTAAAGCTCATCATTCCTATAAAAAAAATCGCCAAAAACGCAAAAGGTGAAGCGAAACTCTTCATCACACGCATATCAATAAACCTTGGGGTAGTCAACATTACAACGTTTAGATTCGAGACATACGAAAGGGAATACATGAGCGACATTATTGATAGAAGTCGAATTAAAAACATCAATTACTTCTCAAGTCCTATTAGCGCTCTATACATGCGATTCAGCAAAGAGGGAAAACAAATTCAAAAACTCGCTAAAATTTTCGAGGATATCCTCATAGAAGAAGAGGTTCAGCGCAAGTTAAGTCGTGAAATACTTGTAAGACTTACTGGTGACGAAAACATTGACTACTTTGCATTCAGAAAATATTGTTATTATGTGAATGATTATTATATATCATCTCACGAAGGTGCTGAATTATATTCTAAAGTAATGGATTGCTACAAAAACTGGAAAGCCGAACGTGGCGGATACAGAAAACGTGAAGAGAACAGCCCGCCGGTAAAAAGAGATCCTGATGCGAATTGGAAAAAACGGGAAGAGTTAAAAGAAACGGATAAGTAA
- a CDS encoding DUF1572 family protein produces the protein MNTDYLESAKKQFAYYKLLGEKTVEQLKDKDLFYKYNDDSNSIAVIIKHLHGNMMSRWTDFLTTDGEKEWRQRDEEFEEPEESKEAILKLWNEAWNCLFNTLNSLSEEDLSKTIYIRNQGHSVTEAINRQLAHYPYHVGQIVFIGKMLSNAKWNSLSIPKNASKEYNAEKFSKEKHTEHFTDEILKKNKK, from the coding sequence ATGAACACCGATTATTTAGAAAGCGCTAAAAAACAATTTGCCTATTACAAACTGCTCGGCGAAAAAACAGTTGAGCAACTAAAAGACAAAGATTTGTTTTATAAATACAATGATGATAGCAATAGCATTGCCGTTATAATTAAACATCTGCATGGTAACATGATGAGTCGCTGGACAGATTTTTTAACCACTGATGGCGAAAAGGAATGGCGACAAAGAGATGAAGAGTTTGAAGAACCTGAAGAATCAAAGGAGGCTATACTCAAATTATGGAACGAAGCTTGGAACTGTTTATTCAATACTCTAAATTCTTTAAGTGAAGAAGATCTTTCCAAAACCATCTACATCCGCAATCAAGGACATAGTGTGACGGAGGCTATTAATCGGCAACTGGCGCACTATCCTTATCATGTTGGGCAAATTGTTTTTATTGGAAAGATGCTGAGTAATGCTAAATGGAATTCCTTATCTATTCCTAAAAACGCTTCTAAAGAATACAATGCAGAAAAATTTTCTAAAGAAAAACACACCGAACATTTTACGGATGAGATTTTAAAGAAGAATAAGAAATAA